A genome region from Bombus pyrosoma isolate SC7728 linkage group LG14, ASM1482585v1, whole genome shotgun sequence includes the following:
- the LOC122574927 gene encoding arginine-glutamic acid dipeptide repeats protein-like isoform X5 → MALDGDLLMYLRAARSMAAFAGMCDGGSPDDGCVAASRDDTTINALDILHDSGYDPGRALQALVKCPVPKGIDKKWSEEETKRFVKGLRQFGKNFSRIRKDLLPHKDTPELVEFYYLWKKTPGANNNRPHRRRRQGSLRRIRNTRNSRAGTPKEEVPTPPKDTPPANVNQKEPVSEPETVPVGTPASNNPGGEISSVTEDDNSEEDSDSRDTNTNGATHSCQHCFSTNSKDYQVAGKDRLLLCTECRTHLKKTGELPPAPPYLFRPVPAESPDSPGRMRTRNKAKETPRPARPRRTGGTDTPDQEKQQQQQQTPDKNKKKSSKPETPKKGQKRPQTDEVDEDKESQKRKRPGERPESPSESLTTDSNSLMDEPEREGEGDTNENQPTPVTVPTEEPVSPAVTTPEEPSEPTPVSTPIPTPIQTLPISVPVIHTLEKKPLLEESVETKDQIEDVPLAMNQPLKLEPMPIEPVMSPSNEDMKEPEQQLNLTTSQSLNINDMSQNMPRNLSQSMQNSGICASTGSQGMQNSQIMSPTHQGLPLNMQYTPNVPPVQNVPQNLSQSMQMPPNIPQNMSNAQNMGPTQNLRAHGENLSSTQNMPQSIPGPPLNLNISQSIPTNMTQMPQMPSSPQPLGLTVMSSENRMSERISDDRLPPERIRDSRIPDRIPERIPERPENNEPERNESNNLFQPIQSSGMLSMEKPSPMYNLAGTPPMEPQNLKIKQEIIPPEPDPLQSLKEVKVPGFQSGFPGPSLENIKKDPDSSSKPPTPSKHSIPSSQPVPQIQSVAASPTPTLPPPPTSIPQPVMHPAQQPSPHMAHPFHPHHPLMHHSLFTAMHPYHPHAYPGYAPVGAYPSFPPYPYGVPHAIPPPSPQRSQESTTMMTAHHSSTSSSVTTREEGENLIATHHHSSTMHQATALHHDKLLTISSHSSHSHSSSHSSHNTQRKPSLVPTTCLTSSSSAHHHHRPPQSQPPVAPEPKIEPDLVEQEQEEPPSPRGPSPEPRIEDSECHRSQSAIFLRHWNRGENNSCTRTDLMFKPVPDSKLARKREERSRKQAEREREERDRAAAQQARKMTTPEKQPETCKPPSRGPLEPVVSPYDRYAARPGSYADTPALRQLSEYARPHAAFSPARHPAPPDPMLHYMYSPAARERLELEHLEREKREREIRELRERELNDRLKEELLKGTPRPMPAPVDPHWLEIHRRYAAAGLAPGPSGPPQALHQFSLYGAPPGPSQLERERLERLGIPTAAGGGPAGAGAGHPVAAHHHGQLDERLALAADPMVRLQMAGISPEYHAHTHAHTHAHTHLHLHPGQQQAQQQAQQQQEAAAAAAGFPLPAAAGANYPRPGLMPRDPALALHPAELLGRPYADMAAHHEQLQRHLMMERDRFPPHASLVAHHEEYLRQQRERELKVRALEEAARGSRP, encoded by the exons ATGGCATTGGACGGGGATCTTCTGATGTACTTAAGGGCAGCTCGATCTATGGCTGCGTTTGCTGGTATGTGTGATGGAGGATCCCCGGATGACGGTTGTGTGGCTGCTTCCCGTGACGACACGACTATCAATGCTCTGGATATCTTGCACGACTCTGGCTATGATCCAGGAAGAGCATTGCAAGCTTTGGTTAAATGTCCTGTACCTAAAGGCATCGATAAAAAGTGGTCTGAGGAGGAAACT AAACGCTTCGTCAAAGGACTTCGgcaatttggaaaaaatttctCAAGAATCAGAAAGGATCTCTTACCTCATAAAGACAcg CCGGAATTGGTTGAATTCTACTATTTATGGAAGAAAACGCCAGGAGCGAATAATAACCGACCTCATCGAAGAAGACGACAGGGTTCGCTTAGGAGAATTCGTAACACGCGAAACTCGCGCGCTGGCACTCCCAAAGAAGAGGTGCCAACTCCACCCAAAGATACTCCACCAGCTAACGTCAATCAGAAGGAGCCTGTCTCGGAACCGGAAACTGTACCTGTTGGGACACCTGCGAGCAATAATCCTGGTGGGGAAATTAGTTCCGTAACAGAAGACGATAACTCGGAAGAGGATAGTGATTCCAGAGACACAAACACTAACGGAGCAACGCATTCGTGTCAACATTGTTTTTCAACTAATTCGAAGGATTATCAGGTAGCTGGCAAGGACAGGTTATTGCTTTGTACGGAATGCAGGACACATTTGAAGAAGACCGGAGAACTACCGCCTGCGCCACCATATCTGTTCCGCCCTGTGCCTGCGGAATCACCAGATAGCCCAGGGAGAATGCGTACAAGAAACAAGGCCAAGGAAACGCCTAGACCTGCAAGACCACGACGTACAGGAGGAACGGATACTCCTGATCAGGAaaagcagcagcaacagcaacagacGCCAGacaagaataagaaaaaatctaGTAAGCCAGAGACGCCGAAGAAAGGTCAAAAACGACCTCAGACGGATGAAGTGGACGAGGACAAGGAGTCTCAGAAGCGAAAACGTCCTGGTGAACGTCCTGAGAGTCCCTCGGAGTCTCTCACGACCGATAGCAACTCTCTCATGGATGAACCTGAAAGGGAAGGAGAAGGTGATACGAACGAAAATCAACCTACTCCTGTTACAGTGCCAACTGAAGAGCCTGTTAGTCCAGCAGTAACCACACCGGAAGAGCCTTCTGAACCAACTCCAGTTTCTACCCCCATACCAACACCTATACAGACTTTACCAATTTCTGTTCCTGTTATCCACACTTTGGAAAAGAAACCGTTATTGGAAGAATCAGTAGAAACGAAGGATCAAATAGAAGATGTTCCTTTAGCTATGAATCAGCCATTAAAGTTGGAACCTATGCCAATAGAACCAGTCATGTCACCATCTAACGAAGATATGAAGGAGCCCGAACAGCAGCTGAATTTGACCACGTCGCAgtcgttaaatataaatgatatgaGTCAAAATATGCCACGTAATTTATCACAGTCAATGCAGAACAGTGGTATTTGTGCTTCGACTGGTTCGCAAGGCATGCAGAACTCGCAGATCATGTCTCCAACGCACCAAGGATTGCCACTTAATATGCAGTACACACCCAATGTTCCTCCTGTTCAGAATGTGCCGCAAAACTTATCACAGAGTATGCAGATGCCGCCGAACATACCGCAGAATATGTCAAATGCGCAAAACATGGGACCAACACAAAACCTTCGAGCACACGGTGAGAACCTGTCAAGTACGCAAAATATGCCTCAAAGCATACCGGGACCACCATTGAACCTCAATATCTCGCAAAGCATACCAACGAATATGACGCAGATGCCTCAGATGCCGAGTTCGCCACAACCACTTGGCTTAACCGTCATGTCTTCTGAAAACAGAATGTCCGAACGAATTTCCGACGACAGATTACCTCCGGAACGGATTAGAGATAGTAGGATACCTGATAGAATACCAGAGAGGATACCAGAAAGACCAGAAAATAACGAGCCTGAGAGGAATGAATCGAATAATCTGTTCCAACCCATTCAGTCAAGTGGAATGTTATCCATGGAGAAACCGTCACCGATGTACAATTTAGCTGGAACGCCACCGATGGAGCCTCAAAATTTGAAGATCAAGCAAGAGATTATTCCTCCTGAGCCAGATCCGCTTCAAAGTTTAAAGGAAGTCAAAGTTCCTGGTTTTCAGTCTGGTTTTCCTGGTCCGAGTTtggagaatattaaaaaagatccAGATAGTTCCAGCAAACCACCAACACCTAGCAAGCACTCCATACCAAGCAGTCAACCTGTTCCTCAAATACAATCTGTAGCAGCTTCCCCAACGCCGACTCTTCCACCACCACCTACGTCTATTCCACAGCCTGTGATGCATCCAGCCCAGCAACCAAGTCCTCATATGGCTCATCCATTCCACCCACACCATCCCTTGATGCATCACTCATTATTTACCGCCATGCATCCGTATCATCCTCATGCTTACCCAGGTTATGCTCCAGTTGGTGCTTATCCCTCGTTTCCACCATATCCTTACGGTGTTCCCCACGCAATCCCTCCTCCATCCCCACAAAGGAGTCAAGAAAGTACAACTATGATGACGGCACATCATTCAAGCACAAGTTCCAGTGTGACAACgagagaagaaggagagaatCTCATCGCGACGCATCATCACTCTTCTACAATGCATCAAGCCACGGCTCTGCATCATGACAAACTGTTGACGATCTCCTCTCACAGTTCTCATAGTCACTCTTCGTCGCACAGTTCACATAATACTCAACGTAAGCCATCGCTAGTTCCAACCACATGTCTGACATCCAGTAGCTCAGCGCATCATCACCATAGACCGCCGCAATCTCAGCCTCCAGTCGCTCCTGAACCTAAAATAGAACCTGACCTCGTAGAACAAGAACAAGAAGAACCACCAAGCCCACGAGGCCCATCTCCAGAACCTCGAATTGAAGATTCTGAATGTCACAGATCACAATCTGCCATATTTCTACGACATTGGAACCGAGGCGAGAACAACTCTTGCACCAGAACAGATCTGATGTTCAAGCCTGTCCCAGATTCGAAGTTagcaagaaagagagaggaaaggtCGAGGAAGCAGgcagagagggaaagagaagaacgtgATAGAGCTGCGGCGCAACAAGCTAGGAAAATGACCACGCCTGAGAAGCAGCCAGAAACATGTAAGCCGCCTAGTCGTGGGCCTCTTGAGCCTGTCGTGTCTCCGTATGACAGATATGCCGCAAGACCGGGATCCTACGCTGATACTCCTGCTTTGAGACAGTTGTCCGAGTACGCTCGGCCACACGCTGCATTTTCACCTGCTAGACATCCTGCGCCACCAGATCCGATGTTACATTACATGTATAGTCCTGCTGCTCGAGAACGCTTAGAACTAGAACATTTAGAACGTgaaaagagagaacgagagataAGAGAATTACGCGAACGAGaattaaacgatcgattaaaagAGGAACTTCTGAAGGGAACGCCTAGACCTATGCCAGCGCCAGTGGATCCACATTGGTTGGAAATTCATCGACGTTACGCGGCCGCTGGACTCGCTCCTGGACCGTCAGGGCCTCCTCAGGCTCTCCATCAATTCAGTCTTTATGGAGCACCGCCTGGACCCAGCCAGTTGGAAAGAGAACGTTTAGAAAGACTAG GGATACCGACTGCAGCCGGCGGGGGGCCAGCGGGTGCAGGGGCTGGCCATCCCGTAGCGGCTCATCACCACGGCCAGCTGGACGAGCGACTGGCTCTAGCTGCTGACCCGATGGTCCGGTTGCAGATGGCTGGCATTTCGCCCGAGTATCATGCTCACACTCACGCGCATACGCATGCGCATACGCACTTACACTTACATCCGGGACAGCAGCAGGCCCAGCAACAGGCTCAGCAACAGCAGGAAGCGGCTGCGGCTGCAGCTGGATTCCCCCTGCCTG CGGCAGCTGGTGCAAATTATCCTCGACCAGGCTTAATGCCCCGTGACCCAGCACTGGCTCTTCATCCCGCAGAACTTCTTGGAAGACCGTACGCAGATATGGCGGCGCATCACGAGCAATTACAACGTCATCTAATGATGGAACGCGATCGATTCCCTCCTCATGCATCGCTTGTTGCACACCACGAGGAATATCTAAG ACAACAGCGCGAGCGTGAGCTTAAAGTTCGCGCACTGGAAGAAGCTGCACGTGGATCACGCCCTTAA
- the LOC122574927 gene encoding arginine-glutamic acid dipeptide repeats protein-like isoform X6 produces the protein MSAGTQGEIRVGPSHQELVSCQARLPEYRPGIPPGELLPDPEFSKEREELRWIPAMALDGDLLMYLRAARSMAAFAGMCDGGSPDDGCVAASRDDTTINALDILHDSGYDPGRALQALVKCPVPKGIDKKWSEEETKRFVKGLRQFGKNFSRIRKDLLPHKDTPELVEFYYLWKKTPGANNNRPHRRRRQGSLRRIRNTRNSRAGTPKEEVPTPPKDTPPANVNQKEPVSEPETVPVGTPASNNPGGEISSVTEDDNSEEDSDSRDTNTNGATHSCQHCFSTNSKDYQVAGKDRLLLCTECRTHLKKTGELPPAPPYLFRPVPAESPDSPGRMRTRNKAKETPRPARPRRTGGTDTPDQEKQQQQQQTPDKNKKKSSKPETPKKGQKRPQTDEVDEDKESQKRKRPGERPESPSESLTTDSNSLMDEPEREGEGDTNENQPTPVTVPTEEPVSPAVTTPEEPSEPTPVSTPIPTPIQTLPISVPVIHTLEKKPLLEESVETKDQIEDVPLAMNQPLKLEPMPIEPVMSPSNEDMKEPEQQLNLTTSQSLNINDMSQNMPRNLSQSMQNSGICASTGSQGMQNSQIMSPTHQGLPLNMQYTPNVPPVQNVPQNLSQSMQMPPNIPQNMSNAQNMGPTQNLRAHGENLSSTQNMPQSIPGPPLNLNISQSIPTNMTQMPQMPSSPQPLGLTVMSSENRMSERISDDRLPPERIRDSRIPDRIPERIPERPENNEPERNESNNLFQPIQSSGMLSMEKPSPMYNLAGTPPMEPQNLKIKQEIIPPEPDPLQSLKEVKVPGFQSGFPGPSLENIKKDPDSSSKPPTPSKHSIPSSQPVPQIQSVAASPTPTLPPPPTSIPQPVMHPAQQPSPHMAHPFHPHHPLMHHSLFTAMHPYHPHAYPGYAPVGAYPSFPPYPYGVPHAIPPPSPQRSQESTTMMTAHHSSTSSSVTTREEGENLIATHHHSSTMHQATALHHDKLLTISSHSSHSHSSSHSSHNTQRKPSLVPTTCLTSSSSAHHHHRPPQSQPPVAPEPKIEPDLVEQEQEEPPSPRGPSPEPRIEDSECHRSQSAIFLRHWNRGENNSCTRTDLMFKPVPDSKLARKREERSRKQAEREREERDRAAAQQARKMTTPEKQPETCKPPSRGPLEPVVSPYDRYAARPGSYADTPALRQLSEYARPHAAFSPARHPAPPDPMLHYMYSPAARERLELEHLEREKREREIRELRERELNDRLKEELLKGTPRPMPAPVDPHWLEIHRRYAAAGLAPGPSGPPQALHQFSLYGAPPGPSQLERERLERLAAAGANYPRPGLMPRDPALALHPAELLGRPYADMAAHHEQLQRHLMMERDRFPPHASLVAHHEEYLRQQRERELKVRALEEAARGSRP, from the exons ATGTCTGCCGGCACCCAGGGCGAGATTCGGGTTGGCCCTTCGCACCAG GAATTGGTTTCTTGTCAGGCCCGTTTGCCTGAGTATCGGCCGGGTATACCTCCTGGAGAGCTGCTTCCTGATCCAGAGTTTTCTAAAGAACGAGAGGAGCTAAGATGGATTCCAGCTATGGCATTGGACGGGGATCTTCTGATGTACTTAAGGGCAGCTCGATCTATGGCTGCGTTTGCTGGTATGTGTGATGGAGGATCCCCGGATGACGGTTGTGTGGCTGCTTCCCGTGACGACACGACTATCAATGCTCTGGATATCTTGCACGACTCTGGCTATGATCCAGGAAGAGCATTGCAAGCTTTGGTTAAATGTCCTGTACCTAAAGGCATCGATAAAAAGTGGTCTGAGGAGGAAACT AAACGCTTCGTCAAAGGACTTCGgcaatttggaaaaaatttctCAAGAATCAGAAAGGATCTCTTACCTCATAAAGACAcg CCGGAATTGGTTGAATTCTACTATTTATGGAAGAAAACGCCAGGAGCGAATAATAACCGACCTCATCGAAGAAGACGACAGGGTTCGCTTAGGAGAATTCGTAACACGCGAAACTCGCGCGCTGGCACTCCCAAAGAAGAGGTGCCAACTCCACCCAAAGATACTCCACCAGCTAACGTCAATCAGAAGGAGCCTGTCTCGGAACCGGAAACTGTACCTGTTGGGACACCTGCGAGCAATAATCCTGGTGGGGAAATTAGTTCCGTAACAGAAGACGATAACTCGGAAGAGGATAGTGATTCCAGAGACACAAACACTAACGGAGCAACGCATTCGTGTCAACATTGTTTTTCAACTAATTCGAAGGATTATCAGGTAGCTGGCAAGGACAGGTTATTGCTTTGTACGGAATGCAGGACACATTTGAAGAAGACCGGAGAACTACCGCCTGCGCCACCATATCTGTTCCGCCCTGTGCCTGCGGAATCACCAGATAGCCCAGGGAGAATGCGTACAAGAAACAAGGCCAAGGAAACGCCTAGACCTGCAAGACCACGACGTACAGGAGGAACGGATACTCCTGATCAGGAaaagcagcagcaacagcaacagacGCCAGacaagaataagaaaaaatctaGTAAGCCAGAGACGCCGAAGAAAGGTCAAAAACGACCTCAGACGGATGAAGTGGACGAGGACAAGGAGTCTCAGAAGCGAAAACGTCCTGGTGAACGTCCTGAGAGTCCCTCGGAGTCTCTCACGACCGATAGCAACTCTCTCATGGATGAACCTGAAAGGGAAGGAGAAGGTGATACGAACGAAAATCAACCTACTCCTGTTACAGTGCCAACTGAAGAGCCTGTTAGTCCAGCAGTAACCACACCGGAAGAGCCTTCTGAACCAACTCCAGTTTCTACCCCCATACCAACACCTATACAGACTTTACCAATTTCTGTTCCTGTTATCCACACTTTGGAAAAGAAACCGTTATTGGAAGAATCAGTAGAAACGAAGGATCAAATAGAAGATGTTCCTTTAGCTATGAATCAGCCATTAAAGTTGGAACCTATGCCAATAGAACCAGTCATGTCACCATCTAACGAAGATATGAAGGAGCCCGAACAGCAGCTGAATTTGACCACGTCGCAgtcgttaaatataaatgatatgaGTCAAAATATGCCACGTAATTTATCACAGTCAATGCAGAACAGTGGTATTTGTGCTTCGACTGGTTCGCAAGGCATGCAGAACTCGCAGATCATGTCTCCAACGCACCAAGGATTGCCACTTAATATGCAGTACACACCCAATGTTCCTCCTGTTCAGAATGTGCCGCAAAACTTATCACAGAGTATGCAGATGCCGCCGAACATACCGCAGAATATGTCAAATGCGCAAAACATGGGACCAACACAAAACCTTCGAGCACACGGTGAGAACCTGTCAAGTACGCAAAATATGCCTCAAAGCATACCGGGACCACCATTGAACCTCAATATCTCGCAAAGCATACCAACGAATATGACGCAGATGCCTCAGATGCCGAGTTCGCCACAACCACTTGGCTTAACCGTCATGTCTTCTGAAAACAGAATGTCCGAACGAATTTCCGACGACAGATTACCTCCGGAACGGATTAGAGATAGTAGGATACCTGATAGAATACCAGAGAGGATACCAGAAAGACCAGAAAATAACGAGCCTGAGAGGAATGAATCGAATAATCTGTTCCAACCCATTCAGTCAAGTGGAATGTTATCCATGGAGAAACCGTCACCGATGTACAATTTAGCTGGAACGCCACCGATGGAGCCTCAAAATTTGAAGATCAAGCAAGAGATTATTCCTCCTGAGCCAGATCCGCTTCAAAGTTTAAAGGAAGTCAAAGTTCCTGGTTTTCAGTCTGGTTTTCCTGGTCCGAGTTtggagaatattaaaaaagatccAGATAGTTCCAGCAAACCACCAACACCTAGCAAGCACTCCATACCAAGCAGTCAACCTGTTCCTCAAATACAATCTGTAGCAGCTTCCCCAACGCCGACTCTTCCACCACCACCTACGTCTATTCCACAGCCTGTGATGCATCCAGCCCAGCAACCAAGTCCTCATATGGCTCATCCATTCCACCCACACCATCCCTTGATGCATCACTCATTATTTACCGCCATGCATCCGTATCATCCTCATGCTTACCCAGGTTATGCTCCAGTTGGTGCTTATCCCTCGTTTCCACCATATCCTTACGGTGTTCCCCACGCAATCCCTCCTCCATCCCCACAAAGGAGTCAAGAAAGTACAACTATGATGACGGCACATCATTCAAGCACAAGTTCCAGTGTGACAACgagagaagaaggagagaatCTCATCGCGACGCATCATCACTCTTCTACAATGCATCAAGCCACGGCTCTGCATCATGACAAACTGTTGACGATCTCCTCTCACAGTTCTCATAGTCACTCTTCGTCGCACAGTTCACATAATACTCAACGTAAGCCATCGCTAGTTCCAACCACATGTCTGACATCCAGTAGCTCAGCGCATCATCACCATAGACCGCCGCAATCTCAGCCTCCAGTCGCTCCTGAACCTAAAATAGAACCTGACCTCGTAGAACAAGAACAAGAAGAACCACCAAGCCCACGAGGCCCATCTCCAGAACCTCGAATTGAAGATTCTGAATGTCACAGATCACAATCTGCCATATTTCTACGACATTGGAACCGAGGCGAGAACAACTCTTGCACCAGAACAGATCTGATGTTCAAGCCTGTCCCAGATTCGAAGTTagcaagaaagagagaggaaaggtCGAGGAAGCAGgcagagagggaaagagaagaacgtgATAGAGCTGCGGCGCAACAAGCTAGGAAAATGACCACGCCTGAGAAGCAGCCAGAAACATGTAAGCCGCCTAGTCGTGGGCCTCTTGAGCCTGTCGTGTCTCCGTATGACAGATATGCCGCAAGACCGGGATCCTACGCTGATACTCCTGCTTTGAGACAGTTGTCCGAGTACGCTCGGCCACACGCTGCATTTTCACCTGCTAGACATCCTGCGCCACCAGATCCGATGTTACATTACATGTATAGTCCTGCTGCTCGAGAACGCTTAGAACTAGAACATTTAGAACGTgaaaagagagaacgagagataAGAGAATTACGCGAACGAGaattaaacgatcgattaaaagAGGAACTTCTGAAGGGAACGCCTAGACCTATGCCAGCGCCAGTGGATCCACATTGGTTGGAAATTCATCGACGTTACGCGGCCGCTGGACTCGCTCCTGGACCGTCAGGGCCTCCTCAGGCTCTCCATCAATTCAGTCTTTATGGAGCACCGCCTGGACCCAGCCAGTTGGAAAGAGAACGTTTAGAAAGACTAG CGGCAGCTGGTGCAAATTATCCTCGACCAGGCTTAATGCCCCGTGACCCAGCACTGGCTCTTCATCCCGCAGAACTTCTTGGAAGACCGTACGCAGATATGGCGGCGCATCACGAGCAATTACAACGTCATCTAATGATGGAACGCGATCGATTCCCTCCTCATGCATCGCTTGTTGCACACCACGAGGAATATCTAAG ACAACAGCGCGAGCGTGAGCTTAAAGTTCGCGCACTGGAAGAAGCTGCACGTGGATCACGCCCTTAA